The Bacillus basilensis genome includes a region encoding these proteins:
- a CDS encoding serine hydrolase — MKIRSQITCASLALLIAGSSLLYTTPTSIVKAEPTQNVSSSLQTNTQRDRTSVKQAMRDTLQLGYPGILAKTSEGGKTWGYAAGIADLRTKKPMKTDFRFRIGSVTKTFTATVVLQLAGENRLNLDDYIEDWLPGVIQGNGYDGNKITIRHILNHTSGIAEYSRSKDADFTDTKKSYTAEELVKMGVSLPPDFAPGKGWSYSNTGYVLLGILIEKVTRNSYAEEIENRIIEPLELSNTFLPGNSSVIPGTNHARGYVQPDGASELKDVTYYNPSAGSSAGDMISTADDLNKFFSYLLGGKLLKEQQLKQMLTTVPTGKEGIDGYGLGIYETKLPSGVSIWGHTGGILGFTTLVGGKLGGKHTLVVNWNSLGRTDSPNPFKNILLAEFSK; from the coding sequence ATGAAAATACGTAGTCAAATTACATGTGCAAGTCTGGCCCTTTTAATAGCTGGAAGTTCCCTGTTATATACAACACCAACCTCAATTGTAAAAGCAGAGCCCACTCAAAATGTATCTAGTTCGTTACAAACAAATACTCAACGAGATCGTACTTCCGTCAAGCAAGCAATGCGGGATACATTGCAACTTGGATACCCGGGGATACTTGCTAAAACTTCTGAGGGTGGAAAAACGTGGGGGTATGCCGCTGGAATAGCGGATCTGAGAACCAAGAAACCAATGAAAACAGATTTTCGCTTTCGCATTGGGAGTGTGACGAAGACGTTCACTGCAACAGTTGTACTTCAATTAGCTGGAGAGAATCGCCTGAATCTAGACGACTACATCGAAGACTGGTTGCCTGGTGTCATTCAAGGAAATGGATATGATGGTAACAAGATTACTATCCGGCATATATTGAACCATACAAGTGGTATCGCTGAATACTCAAGGTCAAAAGACGCTGATTTTACGGATACAAAAAAATCGTATACGGCTGAAGAGTTAGTGAAGATGGGGGTTTCTCTGCCTCCAGACTTTGCCCCAGGAAAGGGCTGGTCTTATTCAAACACAGGATACGTATTACTGGGCATTCTTATTGAAAAAGTAACCAGAAACAGCTATGCGGAAGAGATTGAAAATCGGATTATTGAACCACTTGAATTGTCGAATACATTCCTACCAGGCAACTCAAGTGTTATTCCAGGCACTAACCATGCCCGTGGATATGTCCAACCAGACGGAGCAAGTGAGCTAAAAGACGTTACTTATTATAACCCAAGTGCAGGTAGCTCGGCTGGAGATATGATTTCTACTGCTGATGACTTAAACAAATTCTTCTCTTACTTGCTCGGTGGCAAATTACTGAAGGAACAGCAACTAAAACAAATGCTTACTACAGTTCCTACAGGAAAAGAAGGAATCGATGGATATGGTCTTGGAATCTATGAAACTAAGCTTCCAAGCGGTGTCTCGATATGGGGACACACAGGTGGCATTCTAGGGTTTACAACTCTTGTTGGAGGTAAACTTGGAGGCAAGCATACGTTGGTCGTCAATTGGAATAGTTTGGGTAGAACTGACAGTCCTAATCCTTTTAAAAATATTTTACTTGCTGAATTTAGCAAGTAG
- a CDS encoding acyl-ACP desaturase, with translation MLTNDLDFRLEPRLKELYEQHKIRAQKIDWGYHEFLPWDKGMDFKRVPWDESQVTLPTGVITAIETALLTEVNLPWFTTYLSATFKESLSVITDFIHTWTSEEDQHSNLLETYLLLTRSVNPKRIHELRKSVVEGGFEPDFHTPIEAMTYTTLQELATMVFYNNVAKVASKHDPDLATLLRRLAKDETLHYAFYRDVIRIHLELEPNYCYHIANVIKNFKMPGAVMPDFENRMAVIAKEANYGPLQYFDQVLDVVVEYWGVKDLRPIAPLAEKVRIEILEYHTRLKKIRDRFGRFQGEN, from the coding sequence ATGCTAACAAATGATTTAGATTTCCGATTAGAACCACGTTTAAAAGAACTGTATGAACAACATAAAATTAGAGCGCAGAAGATAGACTGGGGGTATCATGAGTTTTTACCATGGGATAAGGGCATGGACTTTAAAAGAGTTCCTTGGGATGAAAGTCAAGTTACTCTTCCTACTGGTGTAATTACAGCCATTGAAACAGCTTTATTAACAGAAGTGAATTTACCTTGGTTTACAACGTATTTATCTGCGACTTTTAAAGAGTCCCTCTCTGTTATTACAGACTTTATTCATACTTGGACATCAGAAGAGGATCAACATTCGAATCTATTGGAGACATATTTACTACTCACTCGAAGTGTGAATCCTAAACGAATACATGAATTAAGAAAGTCAGTCGTTGAGGGGGGATTTGAGCCTGATTTTCATACACCAATCGAAGCTATGACGTATACGACGCTACAAGAACTTGCAACGATGGTGTTTTACAATAATGTAGCTAAGGTTGCAAGTAAGCACGATCCAGATCTTGCTACATTATTACGCCGTCTTGCAAAAGATGAAACACTTCATTATGCGTTTTATCGAGACGTTATTCGAATACATTTAGAATTGGAACCAAATTATTGCTACCATATTGCCAATGTGATTAAGAATTTTAAAATGCCAGGTGCCGTCATGCCTGATTTTGAAAATAGAATGGCTGTAATTGCAAAAGAAGCGAATTATGGTCCACTACAATATTTTGATCAAGTACTTGATGTAGTGGTTGAGTATTGGGGGGTAAAAGACTTACGACCAATTGCACCTCTAGCTGAAAAAGTAAGAATTGAGATTTTGGAGTACCACACAAGATTGAAAAAAATAAGGGATCGATTTGGTCGTTTTCAAGGGGAAAACTGA
- a CDS encoding CarD family transcriptional regulator, with the protein MFQIGDNIVYPMHGAGIIEAIEEKEFSGKKQQYFVIKMSISNMQVMIPTGKILNSNIRPVIDILALKHIIHIFHHEESCKLLPWKQRHKVNTDKVKTGEIQEGAEVVRDLMRMKKEKALNTSEKKLLDDAYRFLVSELELIKGITENQIKSFC; encoded by the coding sequence ATGTTTCAAATTGGCGATAACATTGTTTATCCAATGCACGGAGCAGGTATAATTGAAGCCATAGAAGAAAAAGAATTCTCAGGAAAAAAACAACAGTATTTTGTCATAAAAATGTCGATCAGTAATATGCAAGTCATGATTCCTACGGGTAAAATATTGAATTCGAATATACGCCCAGTTATTGATATACTTGCATTAAAGCACATTATACACATTTTTCACCATGAAGAATCCTGTAAATTACTGCCGTGGAAACAAAGGCATAAAGTGAACACGGACAAAGTAAAAACGGGTGAAATACAAGAAGGTGCTGAAGTTGTACGGGATTTAATGCGTATGAAGAAAGAAAAAGCACTCAATACAAGCGAAAAAAAATTGTTGGATGATGCATATAGATTTTTGGTCAGTGAACTAGAATTAATTAAAGGAATCACTGAAAATCAAATAAAAAGTTTTTGTTAA
- a CDS encoding cold-shock protein — protein sequence MEKGNVKWFNGEKGFGFIEREGGDDVFVHFSAIQGEGYKTLEEGQAVTFDLEQGQRGPQASNVRKAS from the coding sequence ATGGAAAAAGGTAATGTGAAATGGTTTAATGGCGAAAAAGGCTTCGGATTCATCGAACGTGAAGGTGGAGACGATGTATTCGTTCATTTCTCAGCGATTCAAGGCGAAGGTTACAAAACTTTAGAAGAAGGTCAAGCAGTGACTTTTGATTTGGAGCAAGGTCAACGTGGACCTCAAGCTTCAAACGTACGTAAAGCTTCTTAA